In one Tessaracoccus palaemonis genomic region, the following are encoded:
- a CDS encoding efflux RND transporter periplasmic adaptor subunit, giving the protein MTRAEAKRRARTRRIVLTGATVVALGLAGTGAWALSRPSEASTLVTGTVTTGEVTQTLSGTGTVAAVGDVSASFPASAEVTSVSRQVGDTVEAGDEIATIDTTDLSDALDDAALTLAEAEEALETAQEAADSDDDSSSSSSSDESSASTGSSSGSTGSTSGATGSASGSSGSTSGSTGSTSGSTGSSTGSADSAGSGSSTTPSASATKTPSADTTTSPSDETPQAEDTTAADLKAAKKRLKAARAAYATAWQNLTSAVSSATSTCTATADEASPTDATNSSSTTSLVITNADYSTEDPSATPSATTTASPTPEPTETATVSASPSASASTTEPTSEPTASASDSATPEPSASESTGTDDTTGTTVDLTACITALEGLSTNEQSVGDATTELDDAIDALVAWADAAVADTGSDNTGDDSDNTGGSDSGTSQGGSGAQDGSSGGSSGGSSDTQGGSTDDQSGSTGSQSGSTDAQSGSASAGSSSGSSASGSSASGSGSVSGGGSAGGTSQTVDQAEVALQQAELDYASAELALEGATLVAPADGVLTAMPFVVGGTAATSDVVTVSTEDSVSIPVEVAVTDIGKVAVGQEVSASDATGGTSEGSVGTIALLPTSGATTYTVSVVVAEPAAGLVAGTSANLTITVASSADALLAPISAITLTGSDSGTVRVVSDGQVSTQDVTLGIRGTTHVEVTDGLADGDALVLSDTSEAIPTSDSSTSSMGGGMGGGSGFGGGSSMGGGSSFGGGSSFGGGSGPQR; this is encoded by the coding sequence ATGACCAGGGCTGAGGCGAAGCGGCGGGCGCGGACCCGCCGGATCGTGCTGACCGGCGCGACCGTCGTCGCGCTGGGCCTCGCCGGCACCGGCGCCTGGGCGCTCAGCCGACCCTCCGAAGCCAGCACGCTGGTCACCGGCACCGTCACGACCGGAGAGGTGACCCAGACGCTCAGCGGCACAGGGACGGTCGCGGCCGTCGGAGACGTCAGCGCCTCCTTCCCGGCCAGCGCCGAGGTCACCTCCGTCTCGAGGCAGGTCGGGGACACCGTCGAGGCGGGCGACGAGATCGCCACCATCGACACCACGGACCTCTCCGATGCCCTCGACGACGCGGCCCTCACACTCGCCGAGGCCGAGGAGGCCCTGGAGACGGCGCAGGAGGCGGCCGACTCCGACGACGACTCGAGTTCGTCGAGTTCGTCGGACGAGTCCAGCGCGAGCACCGGTTCCTCCAGTGGGAGTACCGGCAGCACGTCGGGCGCGACGGGTTCGGCCTCGGGCTCCTCCGGCTCGACCTCCGGTTCCACCGGGTCGACCTCCGGTTCCACCGGGTCGTCCACGGGCTCCGCGGACTCCGCGGGCAGCGGCTCCTCGACCACCCCCAGCGCTTCGGCCACTAAGACGCCCTCGGCGGACACGACCACGTCCCCGTCCGACGAGACCCCGCAGGCGGAGGACACGACGGCGGCGGACCTCAAGGCGGCCAAGAAGCGGCTGAAGGCGGCCCGCGCCGCCTACGCGACCGCGTGGCAGAACCTGACCTCCGCGGTCAGCTCGGCCACGTCGACCTGCACCGCGACGGCAGACGAGGCGTCGCCGACCGACGCCACGAACTCGTCGAGCACCACCAGCCTGGTCATCACGAACGCGGACTACTCCACCGAGGATCCGTCCGCGACCCCGTCGGCCACGACGACCGCCAGCCCCACGCCGGAGCCGACGGAGACCGCCACCGTGAGCGCCTCGCCGTCGGCCTCCGCATCGACGACCGAGCCGACGTCCGAGCCCACCGCCTCGGCCAGCGACAGCGCCACCCCGGAACCCAGCGCGTCCGAGAGCACCGGGACGGACGACACGACCGGCACCACCGTCGACCTGACCGCCTGCATCACCGCACTCGAGGGGCTGAGCACCAACGAGCAGAGCGTGGGCGACGCGACCACCGAGCTGGACGACGCGATCGACGCGCTGGTCGCCTGGGCGGACGCGGCCGTCGCGGACACCGGCTCCGACAACACCGGCGACGATTCCGACAACACCGGTGGCTCCGATTCCGGCACCTCGCAGGGCGGGTCGGGAGCCCAGGACGGCTCGTCGGGCGGGTCGTCGGGCGGTTCCAGCGACACGCAGGGCGGCTCGACCGACGATCAGAGCGGCTCTACCGGCTCGCAGTCCGGTTCCACCGACGCCCAGAGCGGCTCCGCATCCGCCGGCTCGTCGTCTGGCTCGTCAGCCTCCGGTTCCTCCGCGTCGGGTTCGGGCTCCGTCTCCGGCGGCGGTTCCGCCGGCGGCACGTCGCAGACCGTGGACCAGGCCGAGGTCGCGCTGCAGCAGGCCGAGCTGGACTACGCGTCCGCCGAGCTCGCGCTCGAGGGCGCGACGCTCGTCGCGCCGGCCGACGGCGTGCTCACGGCGATGCCGTTCGTCGTGGGCGGGACGGCCGCCACCTCCGACGTGGTCACGGTGAGCACCGAGGACAGCGTCTCGATCCCCGTCGAGGTGGCCGTCACCGACATCGGCAAGGTCGCGGTCGGCCAGGAGGTTTCGGCCTCCGACGCCACCGGCGGCACCTCCGAGGGCAGCGTCGGCACCATCGCGCTGCTGCCCACGTCGGGCGCGACGACCTACACTGTGAGCGTCGTCGTCGCCGAGCCGGCCGCCGGTCTGGTGGCGGGGACCTCGGCGAACCTGACGATCACCGTCGCCTCCAGCGCCGACGCGCTGCTCGCACCGATCTCGGCGATCACGCTGACAGGGTCCGACTCCGGCACCGTCAGGGTCGTGTCGGACGGCCAGGTCTCCACCCAGGACGTGACGCTCGGCATCCGCGGCACCACGCACGTCGAGGTCACCGACGGCCTCGCCGACGGCGACGCCCTCGTCCTCTCCGACACGTCCGAGGCGATCCCGACGTC
- a CDS encoding lipoate--protein ligase family protein, giving the protein MRGEYKVPGGKLVAVDVETAEGVISSAFVSGDFFLEPDEALDDINSALVGLADSSSVADIAAAITGRLDPVTRMIGFTPEAVGIAVRRALGHAIDWSDLTFDVIGPVTMDPRMHVALDEVLAAELAHGEIRPSLRIWDWDQPLVVIGSFQSYRNEIDDEGRERHGINVVRRITGGGAMFMEPGNCVTYSLVVPTSLVEGLSFERSYEFLDQWVMGALKTLGVNARYVPLNDIASDKGKIAGAAQRRVTGGVVVHHVTMAYDIDADKMLEVLRIGREKLSDKGTKSANKRVDPLRSQTQLPRDEIIAAFLAHFESLYTTTRRDYSESELARAKELVETKFSSDEWTKRIP; this is encoded by the coding sequence ATGCGTGGTGAATACAAGGTCCCTGGCGGCAAGCTGGTCGCCGTCGACGTCGAGACGGCCGAGGGCGTGATCTCCTCGGCGTTCGTGTCGGGCGACTTCTTCCTCGAGCCCGACGAGGCGCTCGACGACATCAACTCCGCCCTCGTCGGCCTCGCCGACTCCTCCTCCGTCGCCGACATCGCCGCGGCCATCACAGGGCGACTCGACCCGGTGACCCGGATGATCGGGTTCACCCCCGAGGCCGTCGGCATCGCGGTGCGCCGCGCGCTCGGCCACGCGATCGACTGGTCCGACCTCACGTTCGACGTCATCGGCCCCGTCACGATGGACCCGAGGATGCACGTCGCCCTCGACGAGGTCCTCGCCGCCGAGCTCGCGCACGGCGAGATCCGCCCGAGCCTGCGCATCTGGGACTGGGACCAGCCGCTCGTCGTGATCGGCTCCTTCCAGTCGTACAGGAACGAGATCGACGACGAGGGGCGCGAGCGGCACGGCATCAACGTCGTGCGCCGCATCACCGGCGGCGGAGCGATGTTCATGGAGCCCGGCAACTGCGTCACGTACTCCCTGGTCGTCCCCACCTCGCTCGTCGAGGGGCTGAGCTTCGAGCGCAGCTACGAGTTCCTCGACCAGTGGGTCATGGGTGCGCTGAAGACGCTCGGCGTCAACGCCCGCTACGTGCCCCTCAACGACATCGCCTCCGACAAGGGCAAGATCGCTGGCGCCGCGCAGCGCCGCGTGACGGGCGGCGTCGTGGTGCACCACGTCACCATGGCCTACGACATCGACGCGGACAAGATGCTCGAGGTGCTGCGCATCGGGCGCGAGAAGCTCTCCGACAAGGGGACGAAGTCGGCGAACAAGCGCGTGGACCCGCTGCGCTCGCAGACCCAGCTCCCCCGCGACGAGATCATCGCGGCGTTCCTCGCGCACTTCGAGTCGCTGTACACGACCACCCGACGCGACTACTCGGAGTCCGAGCTGGCCAGGGCGAAGGAGCTCGTGGAGACGAAGTTCTCCTCAGACGAGTGGACGAAGCGGATCCCCTGA
- a CDS encoding serpin family protein, with protein sequence MRRLTRLSARVAAAVAVAAMLAACGGGAGEEVEGSGAVLDLPFDTTPHVSDAAAASERLGWDVALAITDANAIVSPSSLSMSIALLGEGAEGASQTSIEQATGLAGDERSAAFGALRQALTDYEDLPKSVSADSPPQTPLVHQASQVVAISAPVGREFLERIKTYYDAGATQAEPGDAQAVLDAWVKKNTAGLIEKSGIEVGGDTRAVVQDAVLFAAAWRTPFGSDTVLDFAREGGSAPVDGVVETLDVAYAETDRWAAARLPYDDALAADVILPAPGLTPSDLTAEDLADAREALDGATPESVTVTMPTFDLASKVDLLKALPSVDLGDVGGISPGTYVGQWVQQARLAVSAKGTVGAAVTEAATETSAVMPEHTLTLDRPYVLRVLDTRTGWPLFLARIADPTAE encoded by the coding sequence ATGAGGCGACTGACTCGATTGAGCGCCAGGGTGGCGGCCGCGGTGGCCGTCGCGGCGATGCTGGCCGCCTGCGGGGGCGGCGCAGGCGAGGAGGTCGAGGGCTCCGGCGCGGTGCTGGACCTGCCCTTCGACACCACCCCGCATGTGTCCGACGCGGCCGCCGCGAGCGAACGCCTCGGCTGGGACGTGGCGCTGGCCATCACGGACGCCAACGCGATCGTGTCGCCGAGTTCGCTGTCGATGTCCATCGCGCTGCTCGGCGAGGGCGCGGAGGGTGCGTCGCAGACGAGCATCGAACAGGCGACGGGACTCGCCGGCGACGAGCGGTCGGCGGCCTTCGGCGCGCTCCGCCAGGCGCTGACCGACTACGAGGACCTCCCGAAGTCGGTGTCGGCGGACTCGCCACCGCAGACCCCGCTCGTGCATCAGGCCAGCCAGGTCGTCGCGATCTCCGCGCCCGTCGGACGCGAGTTCCTCGAGCGGATCAAGACCTACTACGACGCCGGCGCGACCCAGGCCGAGCCGGGCGACGCTCAGGCGGTGCTCGACGCGTGGGTGAAGAAGAACACGGCGGGGCTGATAGAGAAGTCGGGGATCGAGGTGGGCGGCGACACCCGCGCCGTCGTGCAGGACGCGGTCCTGTTCGCGGCCGCCTGGCGCACGCCGTTCGGCTCGGACACAGTGCTCGACTTCGCGCGCGAGGGCGGGTCGGCGCCGGTCGACGGGGTGGTCGAGACACTGGACGTCGCCTACGCGGAGACGGACCGCTGGGCCGCCGCCCGCCTGCCGTACGACGACGCGCTCGCGGCGGACGTGATCCTGCCGGCCCCGGGCCTGACACCGTCGGACCTGACCGCGGAGGACCTCGCCGACGCGCGCGAGGCGCTCGACGGGGCGACCCCCGAGTCGGTGACCGTCACGATGCCGACGTTCGACCTAGCGTCGAAGGTGGACCTGCTGAAGGCGCTGCCGTCGGTCGACCTGGGCGACGTGGGCGGCATCTCGCCCGGCACCTACGTCGGCCAGTGGGTCCAGCAGGCACGGCTGGCGGTGAGCGCGAAGGGGACGGTCGGCGCCGCCGTCACCGAGGCGGCGACGGAGACCAGCGCCGTGATGCCCGAGCACACGCTGACCCTCGACCGCCCCTATGTGCTGCGGGTGCTTGACACCCGCACCGGCTGGCCGCTGTTCCTGGCCAGGATCGCCGACCCGACGGCGGAGTGA
- a CDS encoding SigE family RNA polymerase sigma factor, protein MTDTIPAPDRALALDDGRDFDRFVAARAGRLYRAAWFLTSDPHKAEDLVQTALAKAFGRYLMLPDDEAFEAYVRTTLYRTYVSWWRRRWNAEVPTAELPEGPTAGTDATTRLDLARALDALPKMQRAVLVLRYFEDRSVTETAELLGVSESTVKTHASRGCAALRGSHHLSQENR, encoded by the coding sequence ATGACCGACACCATCCCCGCGCCGGACCGGGCGCTGGCTCTGGACGACGGCCGCGACTTCGACCGCTTCGTCGCGGCCCGCGCCGGTCGCCTCTACCGGGCCGCCTGGTTCCTCACCAGCGACCCGCACAAGGCGGAGGACCTGGTCCAGACTGCGCTGGCGAAGGCGTTCGGCCGCTACCTGATGCTGCCGGACGACGAGGCCTTCGAGGCCTACGTCCGCACGACGCTCTACCGCACCTACGTCAGCTGGTGGCGGCGCCGCTGGAACGCCGAGGTGCCGACGGCCGAGCTGCCCGAGGGCCCGACCGCGGGGACGGACGCGACCACCAGGCTCGACCTGGCGCGCGCCCTCGACGCGCTCCCGAAGATGCAGCGGGCCGTGCTCGTCCTGCGCTACTTCGAGGACCGCTCCGTGACGGAGACCGCCGAGCTGCTCGGCGTCTCCGAGTCGACGGTCAAGACCCACGCCTCACGCGGCTGCGCGGCCCTGCGCGGCTCCCATCACCTGAGCCAGGAGAACCGATGA
- a CDS encoding efflux RND transporter periplasmic adaptor subunit → MSETVETDETPKPKRRRLQLWPRSRKGKVIATLATVVVLAGAATGTWYLVSRPDTTAAASTTQTLTVSTTTLKTTVEATGTLSPEREADLSFDSSSTVEKVKVEVGDTVEEGDTLATIDDSSLQIAYDSAKADLTAAKETLADLEDDDDSSDAAIKAAEASVQVKKNAVTTAKANLASATMTAPFDGLVAEVNIEEGDSTGSSSGGSSSSGGSTSAMGGSTTTSTTSSAAIVLISKDAYTVSTTVSSSDIASVKTGLQAELTVDGASDTLYGTVTSVAVTASSSSSGTASFPVTISLTGKQEGLYSGSSVTAEIIVSQLSDVIAIPASAITTTDGTSTVQKLVDGVATTTEVTTGDTVDSTVVITDGLAEGDQIEVTMATRGTGNSSESGQTDGQFPTDGQMPDFSQMSGGQMPDGGSGGFPGGGQGGGPNQ, encoded by the coding sequence ATGAGCGAGACTGTCGAAACCGACGAGACACCCAAGCCCAAGCGACGCCGACTGCAGCTGTGGCCCAGATCGCGCAAGGGCAAGGTGATCGCCACGCTGGCCACCGTGGTGGTCCTCGCGGGTGCCGCGACCGGCACCTGGTACCTGGTCAGCCGGCCCGACACCACGGCCGCCGCCTCCACGACCCAGACGCTGACCGTCTCCACGACGACGCTGAAGACGACGGTCGAGGCCACGGGCACGCTCTCCCCCGAGCGTGAGGCCGACCTCAGCTTCGACTCCTCCAGCACCGTCGAGAAGGTCAAGGTCGAGGTGGGCGACACCGTCGAGGAGGGCGACACGCTCGCCACGATCGACGACTCGTCGCTGCAGATCGCCTACGACTCCGCGAAGGCCGACCTGACCGCGGCCAAGGAAACCCTCGCCGACCTCGAGGACGACGACGACTCTAGCGACGCCGCGATCAAGGCGGCCGAGGCCTCCGTGCAGGTCAAGAAGAACGCCGTCACCACCGCGAAGGCCAACCTCGCCAGCGCCACCATGACAGCACCCTTCGACGGGCTGGTCGCCGAGGTCAACATCGAGGAGGGCGACTCGACCGGCTCCTCCTCCGGCGGCAGCTCCAGCTCCGGCGGCTCGACCTCCGCCATGGGCGGCTCGACCACGACGAGCACCACCTCGTCGGCCGCGATCGTCCTGATCTCCAAGGACGCCTACACGGTCTCCACCACCGTCTCCTCCTCCGACATCGCGTCGGTGAAGACAGGCCTCCAGGCCGAGCTGACGGTCGACGGCGCCTCCGACACCCTCTACGGCACCGTCACCTCCGTCGCGGTCACCGCCTCCTCGTCCAGCTCCGGCACCGCATCGTTCCCGGTGACCATCTCCCTGACCGGCAAGCAGGAGGGCCTCTACTCCGGCTCCAGCGTCACCGCCGAGATCATCGTCTCCCAGCTCTCGGACGTCATCGCGATCCCGGCCTCCGCCATCACCACCACCGACGGCACCTCGACCGTGCAGAAGCTCGTCGACGGCGTCGCCACCACCACCGAGGTCACCACGGGCGACACGGTCGACTCGACCGTCGTCATCACCGACGGCCTCGCCGAGGGCGACCAGATCGAGGTCACCATGGCCACGCGCGGCACGGGCAACAGCTCAGAATCCGGCCAGACCGACGGCCAGTTCCCGACCGACGGCCAGATGCCGGACTTCAGCCAGATGTCCGGCGGCCAGATGCCCGACGGCGGCTCGGGCGGCTTCCCCGGCGGTGGCCAGGGCGGGGGCCCGAACCAGTGA
- a CDS encoding histidine phosphatase family protein: MSESQGGRTTGRVLLIRHGQTEWSMTNRHTGRTDIDLTEKGAADARALVGIRERLGLVDPYVFASPRIRAQRTAALAGLTVDETDDVFAEWDYGDYEGLTRAQIHDQGAQGWTIWTGGAPGGESVDEMTVRVDRAVEIVSERLESSDVVVVSHGHFSRSFVCRFLGWPVSLGIAIDLRPAGAALLMEFGGPTDRRLCTLVGPEGAAATRSSL; encoded by the coding sequence ATGAGCGAGTCGCAGGGCGGGCGCACCACCGGCCGGGTGCTGTTGATCCGGCACGGCCAGACCGAATGGTCGATGACGAACCGGCACACCGGACGCACCGACATCGACCTCACGGAGAAGGGCGCCGCCGACGCGCGGGCACTCGTGGGGATCCGGGAGCGGCTCGGCCTCGTCGATCCCTATGTCTTCGCCTCCCCACGCATCCGGGCACAGCGGACGGCGGCGCTGGCCGGGCTCACGGTCGACGAGACGGACGACGTGTTTGCCGAGTGGGACTACGGCGACTACGAGGGCCTGACCCGCGCTCAGATCCATGACCAGGGTGCGCAGGGGTGGACGATCTGGACGGGTGGCGCGCCCGGCGGGGAATCGGTGGATGAGATGACGGTACGGGTGGACCGCGCCGTCGAGATCGTGTCCGAGCGGCTGGAGAGTTCCGACGTCGTGGTCGTGTCGCACGGGCACTTCTCCAGGTCGTTCGTCTGTCGTTTCCTCGGCTGGCCGGTGTCCCTCGGCATCGCCATCGACCTCCGTCCCGCCGGAGCCGCGCTCCTCATGGAGTTCGGCGGCCCGACGGACCGGCGACTCTGCACGCTGGTCGGCCCCGAGGGCGCAGCCGCCACGCGATCGTCCCTCTAG
- a CDS encoding ABC transporter ATP-binding protein: MNVLELNDVTKTYSNGSLEVQALRGITMSVAEGDYVAIMGPSGSGKSTLMNILGCLDVLTTGTYQLGGQNVADLDEDELAEIRNRYIGFVFQQFNLLPALSAWRNVELPLVYAGIPAAERKERAIEALGRVGLESRMGHRPGELSGGQQQRVAVARALASDPAMILADEPTGNLDSKSTDDVLGLFDELHASGRTIVLITHEAEVAERSSRILHVRDGLITDQLTAVTQ, encoded by the coding sequence GTGAACGTCCTCGAACTGAACGACGTCACCAAGACGTACTCGAATGGCTCGCTCGAGGTCCAGGCGCTCCGTGGCATCACGATGAGCGTCGCCGAGGGCGACTACGTCGCGATCATGGGCCCCTCCGGGTCCGGCAAGTCCACGCTGATGAACATCCTGGGCTGCCTCGACGTCCTGACCACCGGCACCTACCAGCTCGGCGGGCAGAACGTGGCAGACCTCGACGAGGACGAGCTGGCCGAGATCCGCAACCGCTACATCGGCTTCGTCTTCCAGCAGTTCAACCTGCTGCCGGCCCTGTCGGCGTGGCGCAACGTCGAGTTGCCGCTCGTCTACGCCGGGATCCCCGCCGCCGAACGGAAGGAGCGCGCGATCGAGGCGCTGGGCCGCGTCGGGCTGGAGAGCCGCATGGGGCACCGCCCCGGCGAGCTGTCCGGCGGCCAGCAGCAGCGCGTGGCCGTCGCCCGCGCGCTGGCCTCCGACCCGGCGATGATCCTGGCCGACGAGCCCACCGGCAACCTCGACTCCAAGTCCACCGACGACGTGCTCGGCCTGTTCGACGAGCTGCACGCCTCCGGCCGCACCATCGTGCTGATCACGCACGAGGCCGAGGTCGCCGAGCGGTCGAGCCGCATCCTGCACGTCCGCGACGGGCTGATCACCGACCAGCTGACGGCGGTGACGCAGTGA
- a CDS encoding ABC transporter permease: MSFGQTFKVALEAVRLNRTRSILTILGIMIGIASVTLSVGLGLGAQQSVKDQISALGSNLLIISPGSSTSDGVRGGFGSATTLTRADAEALASSDVAPSISGVAPVASSSQTLSANDTTWTSTVVAATPSWLDVRSRTVSVGRFLTDEDVSENARNIVLGPDTAEELFGSAAIAVGQTVSINGADFQVVGVLESTGSTSDTSSEDDTVLMPWSTAALTVGTSASTVSTIYITAEDEAHLSAAYQEATAALTTRHDLTADDDADFSITTQESLVSAATSTEQTMTILLGGIAAISLLVGGIGVMNIMLVSVTERIREIGLRKALGARQHTIRNQFLTEAAVLGFTGGVLGLGIAFLGAWLLPALLDQPVTLAGWAIVGSLVVAVGVGLVAGVYPASRAAKLAPIDALRRD, from the coding sequence GTGAGCTTCGGCCAGACCTTCAAGGTCGCGCTCGAGGCCGTCCGCCTCAACCGCACCCGCTCCATCCTGACGATCCTCGGCATCATGATCGGTATCGCGTCGGTCACGCTGTCCGTCGGCCTCGGCCTCGGCGCACAGCAGTCCGTCAAGGACCAGATCAGCGCGCTGGGCTCCAACCTGCTGATCATCTCCCCCGGCAGCTCCACCAGCGACGGTGTCCGCGGCGGCTTCGGCTCCGCCACCACGCTGACGAGGGCCGACGCCGAGGCGCTGGCGTCCTCCGACGTCGCGCCGAGCATCTCGGGGGTCGCCCCCGTCGCCTCATCCAGCCAGACGCTGAGCGCCAACGACACCACCTGGACCTCCACGGTCGTCGCCGCCACCCCGTCGTGGCTGGACGTGCGCTCCCGCACCGTGTCCGTCGGCCGGTTCCTGACCGACGAGGACGTGAGCGAGAACGCCCGCAACATCGTGCTCGGCCCCGACACCGCGGAGGAGCTGTTCGGCAGCGCGGCGATCGCGGTCGGCCAGACCGTGAGCATCAACGGGGCCGACTTCCAGGTCGTCGGAGTGCTCGAGTCGACCGGCAGCACGTCGGACACCAGCAGCGAGGACGACACCGTCCTGATGCCGTGGTCCACCGCCGCGCTCACCGTCGGCACGTCGGCCTCGACCGTCTCGACGATCTACATCACCGCCGAGGACGAGGCGCACCTGTCGGCCGCCTACCAGGAGGCCACCGCCGCGCTCACCACCCGCCACGACCTGACCGCGGACGACGACGCGGACTTCAGCATCACCACGCAGGAGTCGCTGGTCTCGGCCGCAACGTCGACCGAGCAGACCATGACGATCCTGCTCGGCGGCATCGCGGCGATCTCGCTGCTCGTCGGAGGCATCGGCGTCATGAACATCATGCTCGTCAGCGTCACCGAGCGGATCCGGGAGATCGGCCTGCGAAAGGCGCTCGGCGCCCGCCAGCACACCATCCGCAACCAGTTCCTCACCGAGGCCGCCGTGCTCGGCTTCACCGGCGGCGTCCTCGGCCTCGGGATCGCGTTCCTCGGCGCCTGGCTGCTGCCGGCGTTGCTGGATCAGCCCGTGACGCTGGCCGGCTGGGCGATCGTCGGGTCGCTGGTCGTCGCCGTCGGCGTCGGCCTCGTCGCCGGCGTCTACCCCGCGAGCCGCGCAGCCAAGCTCGCCCCCATCGACGCCCTGAGGCGCGACTGA
- a CDS encoding DEAD/DEAH box helicase, with amino-acid sequence MPTSLVDALATQGIDTPTPIQAATLPDSLAGRDVLGRGRTGSGKTFAFLLPLVARLVADPKRPQPKRPRSLILAPTRELATQIHESHVILEKTTRLTSTVVFGGVGQNPQAKALARGVDVLIACPGRLLDLMGQGLVDLGSVEITVIDEADHMADMGFLPGVRKILQATPGSGQRMLFSATLDAGVNTLVKQFLHNPVTHEADSELSPVATMEHHVLRIDGDDRTRVVAELAAAPGNTIVFTRTKYGAKKLAKQLNGLGVPAVDLHGNLSQNARTRNMEAFHSGRVSTLVATDIAARGIHVDDVSLVIHADPPAEHKAYLHRSGRTARAGHSGKVVTLQTSSQRADVATLMRQAKIKPQVDDAAPGAQILHDITPGERVFLSPTEAAELAGVAPKQPQQPQGNGGGRGRRGGSRPANGSGRGNGSGRPNGSGRGRSSERPSSPSRDDSHRGHSKPARDGSRQSSRRPAQHSSSHSAADFSANRRRGR; translated from the coding sequence GTGCCCACTTCCCTCGTCGACGCCCTCGCAACCCAGGGCATCGACACCCCCACCCCGATCCAGGCCGCGACGCTGCCCGATTCGCTGGCCGGGCGCGACGTGCTCGGCCGCGGCCGCACCGGCTCCGGCAAGACCTTCGCGTTCCTGCTCCCGCTCGTCGCGCGACTCGTCGCCGACCCCAAGCGCCCGCAGCCGAAGCGCCCCCGCTCCCTGATTCTCGCGCCGACCCGCGAGCTCGCCACGCAGATCCACGAGTCGCACGTCATCCTCGAGAAGACCACGCGCCTGACCTCGACCGTCGTCTTCGGCGGCGTCGGCCAGAACCCGCAGGCCAAGGCGCTGGCGCGCGGCGTCGACGTGCTCATCGCGTGCCCCGGCCGCCTGCTCGACCTGATGGGCCAGGGTCTCGTCGACCTCGGCTCTGTCGAGATCACCGTCATCGACGAGGCCGACCACATGGCCGACATGGGCTTCCTGCCCGGCGTCCGCAAGATCCTGCAGGCCACGCCCGGCAGCGGGCAGCGCATGCTGTTCTCCGCCACGCTCGACGCGGGCGTCAACACGCTGGTCAAGCAGTTCCTCCACAACCCCGTCACGCACGAGGCCGACTCTGAGCTGTCTCCCGTCGCGACGATGGAGCACCACGTCCTGCGCATCGACGGCGACGACCGCACCCGCGTCGTGGCCGAGCTGGCCGCAGCCCCCGGCAACACCATCGTGTTCACCCGCACGAAGTACGGCGCCAAGAAGCTCGCCAAGCAGCTCAACGGCCTGGGCGTTCCTGCGGTTGACCTGCACGGCAACCTGAGCCAGAACGCCCGCACCCGCAACATGGAGGCGTTCCATTCGGGCCGCGTCTCGACGCTCGTCGCCACCGACATCGCCGCACGCGGCATCCACGTCGACGATGTGTCCCTCGTGATCCACGCCGACCCGCCGGCGGAGCACAAGGCGTACCTGCACCGTTCCGGCCGCACGGCCCGCGCCGGGCACTCCGGCAAGGTCGTCACGCTGCAGACCTCGTCGCAGCGCGCCGACGTCGCGACGCTGATGCGCCAGGCCAAGATCAAGCCGCAGGTCGACGACGCCGCCCCCGGCGCGCAGATCCTGCACGACATCACCCCTGGTGAGCGCGTGTTCCTGTCCCCCACCGAGGCCGCGGAACTGGCCGGCGTCGCGCCGAAGCAGCCCCAGCAACCTCAGGGCAACGGCGGAGGCCGCGGTCGTCGCGGCGGCTCGCGTCCCGCGAACGGGTCGGGTCGTGGCAACGGGTCGGGTCGCCCGAACGGGTCTGGTCGAGGCCGCTCCTCTGAGCGACCCTCGTCACCGTCGCGCGACGACTCGCACCGCGGTCACAGCAAGCCCGCACGCGACGGCTCCCGCCAGTCCTCGCGTCGTCCCGCGCAGCACTCGTCGTCGCACAGCGCCGCAGACTTCTCCGCCAACCGCCGCCGGGGTCGCTGA